In Nakamurella antarctica, the following are encoded in one genomic region:
- a CDS encoding septum formation family protein, which yields MSTSLFTMQVIHHYEQEATVRDRPPTAPGAHFVDTEVIAKSPRGASQGLRVAPTLTRIGLLLIVAVSLAGCGWVSSIFGKDDKVDTTSISAFDVKVGQCFNPPGTVQAEIPNLDLIPCDQGHLMEAFLLSDYVDANGASDTYPGVNALKSFAQGRCAQAVMDYVGVSYQDSSLFTTFLFPSARSWESDKDRTVICFLTTTGETLTSSVAGSKK from the coding sequence ATGTCTACTTCTCTCTTCACCATGCAGGTGATCCACCACTACGAGCAAGAGGCAACTGTGAGAGATCGGCCCCCTACCGCGCCCGGCGCACATTTCGTAGACACCGAAGTTATTGCCAAAAGCCCCCGCGGCGCCTCCCAGGGTCTGAGAGTAGCGCCGACACTCACCCGGATTGGGTTGCTGCTGATTGTCGCCGTATCGCTGGCCGGATGCGGATGGGTGAGTTCCATATTCGGTAAGGACGACAAGGTCGACACCACAAGCATTTCCGCCTTCGACGTCAAAGTTGGTCAATGCTTCAACCCACCCGGCACAGTCCAGGCCGAGATTCCCAACCTTGATCTCATTCCGTGCGATCAGGGTCACCTGATGGAGGCATTCCTCCTGTCGGACTATGTGGATGCCAATGGCGCATCAGACACCTACCCAGGGGTGAATGCGCTCAAGAGCTTTGCCCAGGGACGCTGCGCCCAAGCGGTGATGGACTATGTTGGCGTGAGCTACCAAGATTCATCGCTTTTCACCACTTTTTTGTTCCCCTCGGCGCGTTCGTGGGAGAGCGATAAAGACCGCACCGTCATCTGTTTCCTCACGACTACCGGCGAGACACTTACGTCATCTGTGGCCGGTAGCAAGAAGTGA
- a CDS encoding DUF4280 domain-containing protein, with the protein MPNPCVTAGAMMQCSFGVAPSSLMVLPPRPLVEKKFAATILDIAPAVNIPPFGMCTSLSNPTVAAATAAALGILTPMPCIPLVPAPWTALAPQTQYGGVPALVAGATCNCAWGGVIVIGMPGSIRTQAG; encoded by the coding sequence ATGCCAAATCCGTGCGTCACCGCTGGCGCTATGATGCAATGTTCTTTCGGGGTCGCGCCATCCAGCCTGATGGTCCTGCCACCCCGACCACTGGTCGAAAAGAAATTTGCCGCAACGATTCTCGATATTGCGCCTGCGGTTAACATCCCGCCTTTCGGGATGTGCACTTCACTGTCAAACCCGACCGTAGCGGCCGCCACAGCTGCTGCTCTAGGCATCCTCACGCCCATGCCCTGTATTCCATTGGTGCCTGCGCCCTGGACAGCGCTGGCTCCTCAGACCCAGTACGGAGGCGTTCCAGCCCTGGTCGCTGGCGCCACCTGTAACTGCGCCTGGGGCGGCGTTATCGTCATCGGGATGCCGGGTTCAATTCGAACCCAGGCTGGCTAA
- a CDS encoding phage tail sheath family protein, whose product MPTYTAPGVYIEEVVSSQKVLSSAPTAIAAFVGFTEKVPTDDPNDPEGLAPRLVTSWTQFESLYGSFVKGAILPLSVYGYFANGGSIAYIVRIPNTTPSGEPARRELPAADRALGLPLAVESLEPDADIALAINSSDESPSVDGSEPDGPNPFDLTVLVQGVAVETFPGLTLASVAKAVNGVSTKIKVEVLLDAKTDISSQIEVLKPGVYPLEKSSPIPVPVTGRKFAGSETARAGINGLAVAEDVTMVIVPDLVTAATKEDGTIDLGLWKAVQTSLITHCELNGNRMAILDAPPGMSPQQIKEWRSDVAMYDSAYAALYYPWIKVENPIGTNGDAEVFVPPSGHVAGVWARTDETRGVWKAPANDTIRGVLDVEYGVTQNEQGLLNPIGINCIRPFGTRGIRIWGARTLASDSDWRYINVRRLFNMVEATIAEGTQFAVFEPNDMALWEGIKRTLNSFLRGLWSAGALFGASADQAFYVKCDAETNPPESIDQGLLIVEVGIAPVKPAEFVVFRIAQHKQGAS is encoded by the coding sequence ATGCCCACGTACACAGCGCCAGGGGTCTACATCGAGGAGGTTGTTTCGTCCCAGAAGGTGCTCTCCTCAGCTCCTACAGCGATTGCAGCCTTTGTCGGCTTCACTGAAAAGGTTCCGACGGATGATCCCAATGACCCCGAAGGTTTGGCCCCGCGGCTGGTCACCAGTTGGACTCAATTCGAAAGCCTCTACGGCAGTTTCGTCAAAGGTGCCATCCTCCCGCTGTCTGTCTACGGGTACTTCGCTAACGGCGGATCCATTGCTTACATAGTGCGAATCCCGAACACCACGCCTTCCGGTGAGCCAGCCCGCCGCGAACTGCCCGCAGCTGATCGCGCGCTGGGACTTCCCCTTGCTGTGGAAAGTCTAGAGCCGGACGCAGATATCGCGCTGGCCATCAACAGCTCGGACGAGTCACCTTCTGTGGATGGCAGCGAGCCCGACGGGCCCAACCCTTTCGACCTGACGGTCCTCGTTCAAGGTGTGGCTGTAGAGACATTCCCTGGCCTCACACTCGCCTCCGTCGCCAAGGCGGTAAACGGGGTCTCCACCAAGATCAAGGTAGAGGTCCTACTCGATGCAAAGACCGACATCTCCTCCCAGATAGAGGTTCTCAAACCTGGGGTGTACCCACTTGAGAAGTCTTCACCTATCCCGGTCCCCGTGACCGGGCGTAAATTCGCGGGCTCGGAAACAGCCCGCGCGGGCATTAACGGCCTCGCGGTCGCGGAGGACGTGACGATGGTGATCGTCCCCGACCTCGTGACCGCCGCGACGAAGGAAGACGGGACCATCGACCTGGGTCTGTGGAAGGCAGTGCAGACGTCGTTGATCACGCACTGCGAACTCAACGGCAACAGGATGGCCATCCTCGATGCGCCCCCCGGAATGAGCCCACAGCAAATCAAGGAATGGCGCAGCGATGTCGCCATGTACGACTCGGCCTACGCTGCCTTGTACTACCCCTGGATCAAGGTCGAAAACCCGATCGGCACGAACGGTGACGCGGAAGTCTTTGTCCCACCAAGCGGCCACGTCGCGGGAGTGTGGGCACGTACTGACGAGACTCGGGGTGTGTGGAAGGCGCCGGCAAACGACACCATCCGTGGTGTCCTGGATGTCGAATATGGGGTCACTCAGAACGAGCAGGGCTTGCTCAATCCGATTGGTATCAACTGCATCCGACCGTTTGGTACTCGTGGCATCCGGATCTGGGGCGCGCGCACGCTGGCTAGTGACAGCGATTGGCGCTACATCAACGTCCGACGCCTTTTCAACATGGTGGAAGCTACCATCGCCGAAGGCACCCAATTCGCTGTTTTCGAGCCGAACGATATGGCTCTCTGGGAGGGCATAAAGCGGACGCTGAACTCCTTCCTACGCGGGTTGTGGAGCGCCGGAGCTCTGTTTGGTGCTTCCGCGGACCAAGCCTTCTATGTCAAATGTGACGCCGAAACCAACCCTCCGGAGTCGATTGATCAGGGTCTGTTGATCGTTGAGGTCGGTATTGCACCGGTCAAGCCCGCCGAATTCGTGGTGTTCCGCATTGCCCAGCACAAGCAGGGCGCTAGCTAA
- a CDS encoding phage tail protein produces MPNDLINTDPLIAQNFFLEIDGAVLSTLSGVSGLDVEMEVAMTQQVGKDGKSQTVKTLAGRNKAPDLSLTRMAPADSTADNLWKWFNDIYNKGIKIGDRTNHRKSGSIVMYDSTHTEVARFNFTNGWPSKISTDALSVDSNDPVKETITLTIEKLERVK; encoded by the coding sequence ATGCCGAATGACCTCATTAATACCGATCCGCTGATAGCCCAAAACTTCTTTCTCGAAATTGATGGCGCCGTCCTCTCGACCCTGTCCGGTGTATCCGGGTTGGACGTTGAGATGGAAGTCGCTATGACCCAACAGGTAGGTAAAGACGGTAAATCTCAGACCGTCAAGACGCTCGCCGGCCGTAACAAGGCGCCGGATCTTTCCCTTACCCGGATGGCTCCGGCGGACTCTACTGCAGACAACCTGTGGAAGTGGTTCAACGATATTTACAACAAGGGAATTAAGATCGGCGACCGGACGAACCACCGCAAAAGCGGGTCGATCGTGATGTACGACTCCACGCACACAGAAGTCGCGCGGTTCAACTTCACGAACGGCTGGCCGTCCAAAATCTCCACCGACGCCCTGTCGGTAGATTCCAACGATCCCGTCAAGGAAACCATCACCCTGACTATAGAAAAGCTCGAGCGGGTCAAGTGA
- a CDS encoding DUF6760 family protein — MLRYPAEVIWQEIAYLAYHLHWPMDDLLDLEHMDRVRMVRAVAGLNERAWESVREFA; from the coding sequence ATGTTGCGCTACCCGGCAGAAGTGATCTGGCAGGAGATCGCATATCTGGCCTACCACCTGCATTGGCCAATGGACGATTTGCTTGACCTAGAACATATGGACCGGGTGCGGATGGTCCGTGCAGTTGCTGGTCTGAACGAAAGAGCATGGGAGTCGGTCCGTGAATTTGCCTGA
- a CDS encoding phage tail protein: MGGEPSLTSRFLFEVDGVEIGLFGSIKGLQVSATVEEVVEGGQNGFTHKLPGRLEWPSITFSRGLTQADALFEWMNKTSGEGFAAAGNTVVRRSGAITAISSAGDRLRSWNLEAVMPIRWKGPDFDVDNSNALSEELEIVHHGFVPATKK; the protein is encoded by the coding sequence TTGGGCGGCGAGCCGAGCCTCACGTCTCGATTTCTCTTTGAAGTCGACGGTGTTGAAATCGGCCTGTTTGGCAGCATCAAAGGACTTCAGGTGAGCGCCACAGTCGAAGAGGTCGTGGAGGGCGGACAAAACGGCTTTACGCACAAGCTGCCGGGTCGACTCGAATGGCCGTCCATTACTTTCAGCCGCGGTCTTACCCAGGCGGACGCGCTGTTCGAATGGATGAACAAAACTTCGGGTGAAGGGTTTGCGGCTGCGGGTAACACAGTGGTGCGCAGATCGGGGGCGATTACTGCGATTTCCTCGGCTGGCGACAGGCTTCGCTCCTGGAATCTCGAAGCAGTAATGCCGATTAGATGGAAAGGGCCGGACTTCGACGTCGATAACAGCAATGCGCTCTCAGAAGAGTTAGAGATAGTTCATCACGGCTTCGTCCCGGCGACCAAAAAATGA
- a CDS encoding LysM peptidoglycan-binding domain-containing protein, with translation MALTEKAYLKIEKSADNIPCMFNPSELTLSQSNDWDSKPAPGKGAPQISFKGVKSGTMSLSLVFDTTSTGETVTIHTNKVMALMDIDESLPGTDKTTRNARPPTVTFHWGNFHSFEAVATGLKLTFTYFSSTGTPLRAKIDLDLMQFKDPDQHPKQNPTSGTPEPHRVHRVKPGETLDRISAQYYGDSTKWRQIATANTISDPLAIRVGSLLSIPRNH, from the coding sequence ATGGCTTTGACAGAGAAGGCCTATCTAAAGATCGAGAAGTCCGCAGATAATATCCCTTGCATGTTTAATCCGAGCGAACTAACACTCTCGCAAAGTAACGACTGGGACAGTAAGCCTGCGCCGGGAAAAGGCGCGCCACAAATCAGTTTTAAAGGCGTCAAATCTGGCACTATGTCGCTCTCCCTCGTTTTCGACACCACGTCTACCGGTGAGACTGTCACCATTCATACCAACAAGGTAATGGCATTGATGGACATTGACGAGTCCCTCCCCGGAACCGATAAGACGACACGAAACGCAAGGCCGCCCACTGTCACCTTTCACTGGGGAAATTTCCATTCTTTTGAGGCAGTAGCAACCGGTCTCAAACTTACCTTTACCTACTTTTCTTCCACCGGGACCCCCCTACGTGCCAAAATTGATTTGGATCTCATGCAGTTCAAAGATCCAGATCAACATCCAAAACAGAATCCTACGTCCGGCACTCCGGAGCCTCATCGGGTACACCGTGTGAAGCCCGGGGAGACACTTGATCGCATCTCCGCTCAGTATTACGGGGACAGCACAAAATGGCGACAAATTGCCACTGCCAACACCATTTCCGACCCGTTGGCGATCAGAGTGGGCTCCTTGCTGTCCATCCCGCGGAACCACTAA
- a CDS encoding phage baseplate assembly protein V: MPAATNVGATTPEIRINGRELDELSLGMLSVIKIESCLRMSARALIRFSDPGYLISTPGTFAINNSVVVSTLGVVLFSGSVTGVELEHHQGSVDFIVTADDKASALALGSKVRTFTNVTISDVVKTMLAGYGMKTKIEPTGVVYPYLIQSGSDLDFINELCDRVGFDWWVEDGTFVFAAPINLHTPVKVDNSDELFQFTVKTTALHPGQTTVTGWWSGKKQAVTGQADLAKATLKPDANFVKPFVEPAHLSALNKLTHAGSVPLDAVEAGGLARAMAQRWVSQAVTAKGVCFGKSAIKAGCVLAIANAGPASGSYYVTQVEHTYSRKGFQTKFTAGDRRSTSIVDTLNGPGRGAARGAMVVGVVTALANGTDEQPAGNVKVKYPSIGDGVESNWARVVSIGGGNGRGFTFLPEVNDEVMVAFESGDMRRPIVLGGLFNTTDQPGDFGVNDGAVDRRRITSRLGHSLEFSDDADTKAQHIALALAGGKHTVKLGKEALLAEVPAGVPITVKSGDTVVEISKAGDITLSGSTITLKASKDIELSGANVTIKANVKLAASAAIVEVKASAKADLSAGGIVAVKGAMVQIN; the protein is encoded by the coding sequence ATGCCTGCTGCCACCAATGTTGGTGCAACAACACCCGAGATCAGGATTAATGGGCGAGAACTTGACGAGCTATCCCTTGGAATGTTGTCGGTGATCAAGATTGAGTCGTGCCTTCGGATGTCGGCGCGTGCACTGATCCGATTTAGCGACCCCGGATATCTCATCAGCACGCCCGGGACTTTTGCGATTAATAATTCTGTCGTTGTCAGCACGTTGGGCGTGGTTCTCTTTAGCGGATCAGTCACCGGTGTGGAGCTGGAACACCATCAGGGTTCCGTGGATTTTATCGTGACGGCGGACGATAAAGCTTCCGCTTTAGCGCTGGGGTCCAAGGTCCGCACTTTCACTAATGTCACCATCAGCGACGTGGTAAAGACCATGCTTGCTGGCTATGGAATGAAGACAAAAATTGAGCCAACTGGAGTGGTCTATCCGTATTTGATCCAATCTGGAAGCGATTTGGACTTCATTAATGAACTCTGTGATCGAGTGGGTTTTGATTGGTGGGTGGAGGACGGCACCTTTGTGTTTGCCGCCCCTATAAATCTCCACACTCCGGTTAAGGTAGATAACAGTGACGAATTATTCCAGTTCACTGTCAAAACCACCGCCTTGCACCCTGGCCAGACGACTGTGACGGGTTGGTGGTCGGGAAAGAAGCAGGCCGTTACAGGGCAAGCAGACCTGGCCAAGGCGACCCTTAAGCCCGATGCAAATTTTGTGAAACCCTTCGTGGAGCCAGCACATCTGAGTGCTCTGAACAAGCTGACTCATGCAGGCTCTGTACCTCTGGATGCTGTGGAAGCCGGTGGATTAGCCAGGGCGATGGCGCAAAGGTGGGTGAGTCAAGCGGTTACAGCCAAGGGGGTGTGTTTCGGAAAGTCGGCCATCAAGGCCGGATGCGTACTTGCCATTGCCAATGCCGGACCAGCCTCCGGCAGTTATTACGTCACGCAGGTGGAGCACACTTACTCCCGCAAAGGATTTCAGACGAAGTTCACCGCTGGGGATCGCCGATCTACGTCTATCGTCGATACGCTCAACGGCCCCGGCCGGGGGGCGGCTCGGGGCGCAATGGTGGTGGGTGTCGTGACCGCCCTTGCCAACGGTACCGACGAGCAACCGGCCGGGAACGTGAAAGTAAAATACCCCTCCATCGGCGACGGGGTCGAGAGCAACTGGGCCAGGGTGGTGTCGATCGGTGGTGGCAACGGCCGCGGGTTTACTTTCCTACCCGAAGTTAACGACGAAGTGATGGTGGCTTTCGAATCCGGAGACATGCGGCGCCCCATCGTACTAGGCGGGTTATTCAACACCACTGATCAGCCAGGCGATTTTGGGGTCAATGACGGAGCCGTTGACCGGCGGCGCATTACCTCTAGACTCGGACATTCGCTCGAGTTTTCCGACGATGCAGATACCAAAGCGCAGCACATCGCGCTGGCACTGGCCGGTGGCAAACATACGGTGAAACTCGGAAAAGAAGCACTACTGGCCGAGGTCCCGGCGGGTGTGCCAATTACCGTCAAATCTGGTGACACAGTGGTAGAAATCAGCAAAGCGGGCGACATCACCCTGTCCGGAAGCACGATCACCCTCAAGGCATCGAAGGACATCGAGCTTTCTGGGGCTAACGTCACCATCAAAGCCAACGTCAAGTTGGCCGCGTCGGCTGCGATCGTCGAAGTCAAGGCCTCCGCCAAAGCTGACCTCTCCGCTGGCGGGATAGTGGCTGTCAAGGGAGCGATGGTGCAGATCAACTGA
- a CDS encoding GPW/gp25 family protein, translating into MSELDLPTPGVSSAPSYDATFIGRGFYWPMQVDHTGSIRMSSGAADLDRAIAVVLATAPGERLMRPDFGCRIWDLMFEPVTANLLGLMAFSVREALSRWEPRVSIEEVDPVPDPADSGLISIRITYRVKATNDKRNLVYPFYVIPHEEEG; encoded by the coding sequence ATGAGCGAACTCGACCTACCAACGCCCGGCGTCAGCAGCGCGCCATCCTACGATGCCACTTTCATCGGTCGTGGATTCTACTGGCCTATGCAGGTGGACCACACTGGGTCCATCCGAATGTCCAGTGGCGCCGCAGATTTAGATCGCGCGATTGCAGTGGTGCTCGCTACAGCACCCGGTGAGCGACTGATGAGGCCCGATTTTGGGTGCAGGATCTGGGACCTGATGTTCGAACCTGTTACGGCGAATCTCCTGGGCTTGATGGCTTTTTCTGTACGAGAAGCGTTGTCCCGTTGGGAACCTAGGGTGTCTATCGAGGAGGTAGATCCTGTGCCAGACCCGGCTGATTCCGGGCTGATAAGCATCAGAATCACCTACCGGGTCAAGGCCACCAACGACAAACGCAACTTGGTCTATCCGTTTTATGTCATTCCCCACGAGGAAGAGGGCTGA
- a CDS encoding putative baseplate assembly protein: MLAPIPGQPTYQESPRITSMTVATLGATVPAEHSTMAHAEVLGRSDGSPGQQFQVSFPPVLPRERHETVEIVDGATIVKWTEVADFSRSNTTDLHFVWDSTSGVIRFGPRIRYPDGTVRQHGKIPRDGAEISVNGYRHGGGASGNVGARTLTVLRSAVPYVSSAINLHAAVGGVDGESISEAKLRGPLTLRTGQRAVTAGDFERLTLEASIEVARARCLPASSGTGPVRILVVPQIRTDPRMHQLDDFALTAPVMRSIVDKLDTHRIVGTTIEVGTPFFQGVSVAALVHAPAGRPLAQVKQRAIDALSRYLHPLVGGADGAGWLFDADLNAAAIGQLLESVEGIDRVDEVLLFEFDLRTGTRIGGGRDVIRLEQHSLFLSGAHRVVVR, encoded by the coding sequence TTGCTTGCGCCGATCCCTGGCCAACCGACCTACCAGGAGTCACCGCGGATCACCTCCATGACGGTCGCTACTTTGGGCGCCACCGTGCCCGCCGAGCATTCGACGATGGCTCACGCTGAGGTGCTTGGGCGCTCTGATGGCAGCCCGGGCCAGCAGTTTCAAGTCAGCTTCCCGCCGGTGCTGCCGCGGGAAAGACATGAGACTGTCGAAATCGTCGATGGTGCCACCATCGTGAAATGGACTGAGGTCGCTGACTTCTCGCGCTCGAACACGACAGATCTGCATTTCGTTTGGGATTCCACTTCCGGTGTGATTCGATTCGGACCGCGGATCCGCTACCCCGACGGGACAGTCCGTCAGCACGGCAAAATTCCCCGTGATGGCGCTGAGATTTCAGTCAATGGTTACCGGCACGGCGGCGGGGCATCCGGCAACGTTGGCGCAAGGACACTGACTGTGCTGCGATCTGCGGTGCCGTACGTGTCCAGCGCCATTAATCTGCACGCCGCCGTTGGTGGGGTCGATGGTGAGTCGATCAGCGAGGCAAAGCTTCGTGGCCCTCTCACCCTGCGGACGGGACAGCGCGCGGTTACCGCAGGTGATTTCGAGCGGCTCACCCTCGAAGCGTCTATCGAAGTGGCTCGCGCACGGTGTTTACCGGCATCCAGTGGAACTGGGCCCGTCCGCATCTTGGTAGTGCCACAAATTCGCACGGACCCACGCATGCACCAACTCGATGATTTCGCTTTAACAGCACCGGTGATGCGCAGCATCGTCGACAAGCTCGACACACATCGCATTGTCGGGACAACCATTGAAGTGGGCACGCCGTTCTTCCAGGGCGTTTCGGTGGCAGCACTGGTGCATGCACCGGCGGGGAGGCCACTGGCGCAAGTGAAGCAGCGGGCCATCGACGCACTGAGTAGATATTTGCATCCCCTCGTCGGCGGCGCAGACGGCGCAGGATGGCTCTTCGACGCTGACCTCAATGCCGCCGCAATCGGGCAGCTATTGGAAAGCGTTGAAGGCATCGACCGAGTGGACGAAGTGCTGCTCTTCGAGTTCGATCTGCGCACCGGCACCCGGATCGGGGGTGGCCGGGACGTGATTCGCCTGGAGCAGCACTCGCTCTTCCTCTCCGGAGCGCACCGAGTAGTGGTCCGATGA
- a CDS encoding phage tail protein produces the protein MTEHSARHAREPTDLVTNTPGPQGIVVVPESRTAERLPLSPAAPLSHARDSSLRPIRRDARVGRPPRHPQWLLNQLPVGMMDSDFFVRFVALFQELGSTLLDDADLLESIPDIAVTPAPLLPLLAGWIGVESVDASLPDHLQRTLVASSAKALAWRGTSRGIKEYLEMLSGDEALLIDSGGVYAEGAAPIGPAWLRMTVVSTGHLSESEFVSMIRDEVPATVRAELWVGVRRIWSNFNE, from the coding sequence ATGACCGAGCATTCCGCGCGGCACGCACGGGAACCGACCGACCTAGTAACGAATACGCCAGGGCCACAAGGCATCGTCGTAGTTCCCGAATCCCGTACCGCAGAGCGCCTCCCGCTCTCCCCCGCGGCGCCACTATCCCACGCCCGCGATAGTTCGCTACGCCCGATCCGTCGGGACGCGAGAGTGGGTAGACCTCCCCGTCATCCGCAGTGGCTGTTGAACCAACTCCCCGTCGGCATGATGGATAGCGACTTCTTCGTACGGTTTGTCGCCCTGTTCCAGGAACTGGGAAGCACCTTGCTCGACGACGCGGACCTGCTGGAGAGTATCCCCGACATCGCCGTTACCCCAGCACCTTTGCTTCCGCTCCTAGCAGGCTGGATCGGTGTCGAATCCGTGGATGCCTCCCTTCCCGACCACCTGCAACGAACGTTGGTGGCATCGTCGGCGAAAGCTCTGGCGTGGCGCGGCACCTCCAGGGGTATAAAGGAATACCTGGAGATGCTTTCTGGGGATGAAGCGCTCCTTATCGACAGCGGGGGCGTCTACGCCGAAGGCGCCGCCCCCATCGGTCCCGCATGGCTTCGAATGACGGTAGTCAGCACTGGACACCTGTCGGAATCAGAGTTCGTCTCGATGATTCGAGATGAGGTACCTGCGACCGTCCGCGCCGAACTGTGGGTGGGCGTCAGGCGCATTTGGTCAAATTTCAATGAGTAA